From Calothrix sp. PCC 6303, a single genomic window includes:
- a CDS encoding phage tail protein, producing the protein MPELKPIPTSRFYVEFDGLTQKLIKSITDFSFTGQTTGHEKPLASTKDGKTLWQTTSGGFKQNPNFTIEVYLAEGDMDFYNWMLATMPKSEGGKGEWSKNRKAGALVAYDSEDAEIMRWKITNGWIKSYKISEFASDSNQLAVETFEVVCEQVDRTT; encoded by the coding sequence ATGCCAGAATTAAAGCCAATACCAACTAGTAGATTTTATGTAGAATTTGATGGACTGACGCAAAAATTAATCAAAAGTATCACTGATTTTAGTTTTACAGGACAGACTACAGGACACGAAAAACCTCTTGCTTCTACCAAAGATGGAAAAACACTTTGGCAAACAACTTCCGGAGGTTTTAAACAAAATCCTAACTTCACAATTGAAGTTTATCTTGCGGAAGGAGATATGGATTTTTATAATTGGATGTTAGCGACCATGCCAAAAAGCGAAGGTGGAAAAGGTGAATGGTCAAAAAACCGTAAAGCTGGTGCTTTAGTTGCTTATGATAGTGAAGATGCAGAGATTATGCGTTGGAAAATAACCAACGGTTGGATTAAATCTTACAAAATATCAGAATTTGCTTCTGATAGCAACCAGTTAGCTGTAGAAACATTTGAAGTCGTTTGTGAGCAAGTAGATAGGACGACATAA
- a CDS encoding phage tail protein, protein MSDNKFEVLTSSKFYLEIQLDGSDNRIDAYFMECQGFERTSDVIDFCQVTPQKWGKNSSAVGRLVRTKMPGNSKTGNLILRRGMTTSMIFWAWFSAVEQGQWSQKRKNGDLVLYNQASDEQARFRFFGAWPVKYKISDVKAGSAEFEIEEVELAIDEFKRIK, encoded by the coding sequence GTGAGTGATAATAAATTTGAAGTTCTAACTTCTTCCAAGTTTTACTTAGAAATTCAGCTTGATGGAAGTGATAACCGTATTGATGCTTATTTTATGGAGTGTCAGGGTTTTGAACGTACATCTGATGTAATTGATTTTTGTCAAGTTACTCCGCAAAAATGGGGAAAAAATTCCTCTGCAGTTGGTCGTCTAGTTCGGACAAAAATGCCCGGAAATTCTAAAACTGGTAATTTGATTTTACGTCGAGGGATGACAACATCAATGATTTTTTGGGCTTGGTTTTCGGCAGTAGAACAGGGTCAATGGTCGCAAAAACGTAAAAATGGCGATTTAGTTCTTTACAATCAAGCCAGTGATGAACAAGCTAGATTTCGCTTTTTTGGTGCATGGCCCGTAAAATATAAGATTTCTGATGTCAAAGCAGGAAGCGCTGAGTTTGAAATTGAAGAAGTGGAATTAGCTATAGATGAGTTTAAGCGGATTAAATAA
- a CDS encoding phage tail protein yields MAKGELLACSKFYVQFDGLEDLIVKKVSGVSIELQTAGDQNPFGVTKGGKAQIQATVTGVQNSAVTVEYVGTVNDNRLFKWYEESHSQPTTGGGSTNKGALKTGSIVLYNQGGDEAARWDMTGVMPKAYKTTKMEAGSTELFIEIVEYAFHSIRRTK; encoded by the coding sequence ATGGCGAAAGGTGAACTATTAGCTTGTTCTAAGTTTTATGTTCAGTTTGACGGGTTAGAAGATTTAATAGTCAAAAAAGTTAGTGGTGTTTCTATAGAATTACAAACTGCTGGCGACCAAAATCCTTTTGGTGTTACAAAAGGAGGAAAAGCACAAATTCAAGCCACAGTTACAGGTGTTCAAAATAGTGCTGTGACTGTTGAATATGTGGGTACTGTAAATGATAATAGATTATTTAAATGGTATGAGGAATCCCACTCTCAACCGACAACAGGTGGTGGAAGTACCAATAAAGGAGCGTTAAAAACTGGCTCTATTGTTCTCTACAATCAAGGTGGTGACGAAGCTGCACGCTGGGATATGACTGGTGTAATGCCCAAAGCTTATAAAACCACAAAAATGGAAGCTGGTAGTACGGAACTATTTATTGAAATTGTCGAGTACGCTTTTCATTCTATCCGACGAACTAAATAA